A genomic window from Glycine max cultivar Williams 82 chromosome 17, Glycine_max_v4.0, whole genome shotgun sequence includes:
- the GASA27 gene encoding gibberellin-regulated protein 27 precursor, with the protein MKVAFAAVLLICLVLSSSLFEVSMAGSAFCSSKCSKRCSRAGMKDRCMKFCGICCSKCNCVPSGTYGNKHECPCYRDMKNSKGKAKCP; encoded by the exons ATGAAGGTAGCATTTGCAGCTGTTCTACTTATATGCCTTGTCCTCAGCTCCTCCTTGTTCGAGGTGTCAATGGCTGGTTCTG CTTTCTGTTCCTCCAAGTGCTCGAAGAGGTGTTCTAGAGCTGGGATGAAGGACAGGTGCATGAAGTTCTGCGGGATTTGCTGCAGCAAGTGCAACTGTGTGCCATCTGGGACTTATGGGAACAAGCATGAGTGCCCTTGCTACAGAGACATGAAGAACTCCAAGGGCAAGGCCAAATGcccttga
- the LOC100801988 gene encoding putative cyclin-A3-1 isoform X1: MATSENNSSARPQREAKKRAAAAISQIHGNAAKKKRVVLGDVTNVSSSDVAVSVSKKPVQTHKNVKLEKPAAPVATPEKVEERHDPQLCGPYVSDIYEYLRGMEVDPSKRPLMDYVQKIQRDVNANMRGVLVDWLVEVAEEYKLVSDTLYFSVAYIDRFLSLNILSRQRLQLLGVASMLIASKYEEIKPPEVEDFCYITDNTYSKEEVVNMEAEILKALKFELGGPTVKTFLRCVSLLNLCPCCVNFACFSCFCLGILAHRSVCFCLLVCRRFSRVGQEGVDTSDLQFEFLSCYLAELSLLDYNCIKFLPSLVAASVVFLARFMFSTKTHPWNSALHQLTRYKPADLKECVLNLHDLYLSRRGASLQAVREKYKQHKFKCVATTPSPPEIPLSFFEFEGQILRQL, from the exons ATGGCAACTTCTGAGAACAACAGCAGCGCGCGTCCCCAACGCGAAGCGAAGAAGAGGGCCGCAGCTGCAATATCCCAAATTCATGGCAACGCCGCCAAGAAGAAACGCGTCGTTTTAGGCGACGTCACTAACGTTTCCTCAAGCGACGTCGCCGTTTCCGTTTCCAAAAAACCCGTTCAGACACATAAAAATGTTAAACTCGAGAAACCGGCCGCGCCGGTTGCCACGCCGGAGAAGGTTGAGGAAAGACACGACCCGCAACTCTGTGGGCCCTACGTTTCTGATATATACGAATACCTTCGCGGAATGGAG GTGGATCCTAGTAAGAGACCATTGATGGATTATGTTCAGAAGATTCAGAGGGATGTTAATGCTAACATGCGCGGTGTTCTTGTGGATTGGTTGGTGGAAGTTGCAGAAGAATACAAACTTGTTTCGGACACGCTTTATTTCTCTGTTGCTTATATTGATAGGTTTTTGTCGTTGAATATTTTGTCGAGACAGAGGTTGCAATTGCTGGGGGTTGCTTCAATGCTCATTGCTTC GAAATACGAAGAGATTAAGCCGCCCGAGGTGGAGGATTTTTGTTACATTACGGATAACACATACTCTAAGGAAGAG GTTGTGAACATGGAGGCTGAAATATTGAAggctttgaaatttgaattgggtGGTCCTACAGTGAAGACATTCTTGAGGTGTGTTTCTTTGTTGAATCTATGTCCATGTTGTGTTAATTTTGCttgttttagttgtttttgCCTTGGCATTTTGGCTCATCGCTCTGTATGCTTTTGCCTTCTTGTTTGCAGGAGATTCTCCAGAGTTGGTCAAGAGGGTGTTGAT ACTTCTGATCTCCAGTTTGAGTTCCTTAGCTGCTACCTTGCCGAGCTCAGTTTGTTGGATTATAATTGTATAAAGTTTTTGCCATCTTTGGTGGCTGCATCAGTTGTATTCCTAGCAAGATTTATGTTTAGCACAAAGACACATCCTTGG AATTCGGCACTCCATCAACTCACTAGATATAAACCTGCTGACTTGAAGGAATGTGTTCTAAACTTACATGACTTGTACCTCAGTAGGAGAGGGGCCTCTTTGCAAGCTGTGAGAGAGAAATACAAACAGCATAAG TTCAAATGTGTGGCAACAACACCATCTCCTCCCGAGatacctctttctttttttgaatttgagGGGCAGATTCTTAGGCAATTGTAA
- the LOC100801988 gene encoding putative cyclin-A3-1 isoform X2, producing MATSENNSSARPQREAKKRAAAAISQIHGNAAKKKRVVLGDVTNVSSSDVAVSVSKKPVQTHKNVKLEKPAAPVATPEKVEERHDPQLCGPYVSDIYEYLRGMEVDPSKRPLMDYVQKIQRDVNANMRGVLVDWLVEVAEEYKLVSDTLYFSVAYIDRFLSLNILSRQRLQLLGVASMLIASKYEEIKPPEVEDFCYITDNTYSKEEVVNMEAEILKALKFELGGPTVKTFLRRFSRVGQEGVDTSDLQFEFLSCYLAELSLLDYNCIKFLPSLVAASVVFLARFMFSTKTHPWNSALHQLTRYKPADLKECVLNLHDLYLSRRGASLQAVREKYKQHKFKCVATTPSPPEIPLSFFEFEGQILRQL from the exons ATGGCAACTTCTGAGAACAACAGCAGCGCGCGTCCCCAACGCGAAGCGAAGAAGAGGGCCGCAGCTGCAATATCCCAAATTCATGGCAACGCCGCCAAGAAGAAACGCGTCGTTTTAGGCGACGTCACTAACGTTTCCTCAAGCGACGTCGCCGTTTCCGTTTCCAAAAAACCCGTTCAGACACATAAAAATGTTAAACTCGAGAAACCGGCCGCGCCGGTTGCCACGCCGGAGAAGGTTGAGGAAAGACACGACCCGCAACTCTGTGGGCCCTACGTTTCTGATATATACGAATACCTTCGCGGAATGGAG GTGGATCCTAGTAAGAGACCATTGATGGATTATGTTCAGAAGATTCAGAGGGATGTTAATGCTAACATGCGCGGTGTTCTTGTGGATTGGTTGGTGGAAGTTGCAGAAGAATACAAACTTGTTTCGGACACGCTTTATTTCTCTGTTGCTTATATTGATAGGTTTTTGTCGTTGAATATTTTGTCGAGACAGAGGTTGCAATTGCTGGGGGTTGCTTCAATGCTCATTGCTTC GAAATACGAAGAGATTAAGCCGCCCGAGGTGGAGGATTTTTGTTACATTACGGATAACACATACTCTAAGGAAGAG GTTGTGAACATGGAGGCTGAAATATTGAAggctttgaaatttgaattgggtGGTCCTACAGTGAAGACATTCTTGAG GAGATTCTCCAGAGTTGGTCAAGAGGGTGTTGAT ACTTCTGATCTCCAGTTTGAGTTCCTTAGCTGCTACCTTGCCGAGCTCAGTTTGTTGGATTATAATTGTATAAAGTTTTTGCCATCTTTGGTGGCTGCATCAGTTGTATTCCTAGCAAGATTTATGTTTAGCACAAAGACACATCCTTGG AATTCGGCACTCCATCAACTCACTAGATATAAACCTGCTGACTTGAAGGAATGTGTTCTAAACTTACATGACTTGTACCTCAGTAGGAGAGGGGCCTCTTTGCAAGCTGTGAGAGAGAAATACAAACAGCATAAG TTCAAATGTGTGGCAACAACACCATCTCCTCCCGAGatacctctttctttttttgaatttgagGGGCAGATTCTTAGGCAATTGTAA